A genomic window from Streptomyces broussonetiae includes:
- a CDS encoding carbonic anhydrase, producing MNETQAATSREAFELLMAGNQRFVAGIPEHPNQDAARRTEFAASQRPFTVLFGCSDSRLAAEIIFDRGLGDLFVVRTAGHVTGPEVIGSIEYGVDILNCPLFVVLGHEACGAVGAARAALEDGVAPAGYVRDVVERVTPSVLSARAAGRVKGEEILDEHIRHTVDLLLDRSRLLAEKVAAGHAAVVGLCYGLADATARLVATRGLDAPVTTAS from the coding sequence ATGAACGAGACCCAGGCCGCAACCTCCCGTGAAGCCTTCGAACTGCTGATGGCCGGCAACCAGCGATTCGTCGCGGGAATCCCCGAACATCCGAACCAGGACGCCGCCCGCCGCACCGAGTTCGCCGCGTCCCAGCGACCGTTCACCGTGCTGTTCGGATGCTCCGACTCCCGCCTGGCCGCCGAGATCATCTTCGACCGCGGACTGGGCGATCTGTTCGTGGTGCGCACTGCCGGCCACGTCACGGGACCGGAAGTGATCGGCAGCATCGAGTACGGCGTCGACATACTGAACTGTCCCCTGTTTGTGGTCCTGGGCCATGAGGCGTGCGGTGCCGTCGGCGCCGCACGCGCCGCTCTGGAGGACGGGGTGGCCCCGGCCGGCTACGTGCGCGATGTCGTCGAGCGGGTGACGCCCAGCGTGCTGTCGGCCCGGGCCGCCGGCCGCGTGAAGGGCGAGGAGATCCTGGACGAGCACATCCGGCACACCGTCGACCTGCTGCTGGACCGCTCCCGGCTGCTCGCCGAGAAGGTCGCCGCCGGACACGCCGCCGTCGTGGGCCTGTGCTACGGCCTGGCCGATGCCACTGCACGCCTCGTCGCGACCCGTGGCCTCGACGCACCCGTCACCACGGCATCGTGA
- a CDS encoding MerR family transcriptional regulator produces MPPGSSRAVTPLDDDDYPAYTMGRAADMLGTTPAFLRALGEHRLITPLRSEGGHRRYSRYQLRIAARARELVDQGTPIEAACRIIILEDQLEEAQRINEQMRTQGPEPQSKTSA; encoded by the coding sequence ATGCCCCCTGGCAGTTCCCGCGCCGTCACCCCTCTCGATGACGACGACTACCCCGCCTACACCATGGGCCGGGCCGCCGACATGCTCGGCACCACCCCCGCCTTCCTGCGCGCCCTCGGCGAACACCGCCTGATCACACCTCTGCGCTCCGAAGGCGGCCACCGCCGCTACTCCCGCTACCAACTGCGCATCGCTGCCCGTGCCCGCGAACTCGTCGACCAGGGCACCCCCATCGAAGCTGCCTGCCGCATCATCATCCTCGAAGACCAACTCGAAGAAGCGCAGCGCATCAACGAGCAAATGCGCACACAAGGCCCCGAGCCGCAGTCGAAGACCTCAGCCTGA
- a CDS encoding ribonuclease J: MSHPHPELKAAPPLPEGGLRVIALGGLGEIGRNMTVFEHAGKLLIVDCGVLFPEETQPGVDVILPDFTSIRDRLDDIVAVVLTHGHEDHIGGVPYLLRERSDIPVVGSKLTLAFLEAKLKEHGIRPRTVRVREGDRRGLGPFDCEFVAVNHSIPDSLAVAIRTRAGMVLHTGDFKMDQFPLDDRITDLRAFARLGEEGVDLFLTDSTNAEVPGFTTSERELNPAIEQVMRTAPRRVIVSSFASHVHRIQQVLDAAHQHGRKVAFVGRSMVRNMGIARDLGYLKVPSGLVVSTKELEKLPDHKITLVCTGSQGEPMAALSRMANRDHMIRIGKDDTVLLASSLIPGNENAIYRVINGLTRWGAHVVHKGNAKVHVSGHASAGELVYCYNIVKPRNVMPVHGEWRHLRANADLAIRTGVDPDRVVIAEDGVVVDLVDGRASITGKVPAGNVYVDGMEVGGATEASLKDRLTLAAEGVVTVVAIVDADTGALAEAPDFLARGFVHDDTTFEPVVPVIEKTLATAAEEGVGDARQLEQLIARAVANWAFRTHRRKPLIIPVIIDA; the protein is encoded by the coding sequence ATGAGTCATCCGCACCCCGAGCTGAAAGCCGCCCCGCCCCTTCCCGAAGGAGGGCTGCGGGTCATCGCCCTGGGCGGCCTGGGTGAGATCGGCCGCAACATGACCGTCTTCGAGCACGCGGGCAAGCTGCTCATCGTCGACTGCGGCGTGCTGTTCCCCGAGGAGACCCAGCCCGGCGTGGACGTGATCCTGCCGGACTTCACCTCGATCCGGGACCGGCTGGACGACATCGTGGCCGTGGTCCTCACCCACGGCCACGAGGACCACATCGGCGGCGTGCCGTACCTGCTGCGCGAGCGGTCCGACATTCCCGTCGTCGGCTCCAAGCTGACGCTGGCGTTCCTGGAGGCCAAGCTCAAGGAACACGGCATCCGGCCGCGCACGGTGCGGGTGCGGGAGGGCGACCGGCGCGGCCTCGGGCCCTTCGACTGCGAGTTCGTGGCGGTCAACCACTCCATCCCCGACAGCCTCGCGGTCGCGATCCGCACCCGGGCCGGGATGGTGCTGCACACCGGCGACTTCAAGATGGACCAGTTCCCTCTCGACGACCGCATCACCGATCTGCGTGCCTTCGCCCGCCTCGGCGAGGAGGGCGTGGACCTGTTCCTCACCGACTCCACCAACGCCGAAGTACCCGGCTTCACCACCTCCGAGCGTGAGCTGAACCCTGCGATCGAGCAGGTGATGCGCACCGCGCCGCGCCGGGTCATCGTCTCCAGCTTCGCCAGCCACGTGCACCGCATCCAGCAGGTCCTGGACGCCGCCCACCAGCACGGCCGCAAGGTCGCCTTCGTCGGCCGGTCGATGGTCCGCAACATGGGCATCGCCCGTGACCTGGGCTATCTGAAGGTCCCCTCCGGTCTGGTCGTGAGCACGAAGGAGCTGGAGAAGCTCCCGGACCACAAGATCACGCTGGTGTGCACCGGCTCCCAGGGCGAACCGATGGCCGCGCTGTCACGGATGGCCAACCGCGACCACATGATCCGCATCGGCAAGGACGACACCGTCCTGCTCGCCAGCTCCCTCATCCCCGGCAACGAGAACGCCATCTACCGGGTGATCAACGGACTCACCCGGTGGGGCGCCCACGTGGTCCACAAGGGCAACGCCAAGGTGCACGTCTCCGGGCACGCCAGCGCCGGCGAACTCGTCTACTGCTACAACATCGTCAAACCCCGCAACGTCATGCCCGTGCACGGCGAATGGCGCCACCTGCGGGCCAACGCCGACCTCGCCATCCGCACCGGTGTCGACCCCGACCGGGTCGTCATCGCCGAGGACGGCGTCGTCGTCGACCTGGTCGACGGACGTGCGTCCATCACCGGCAAGGTCCCCGCCGGCAACGTCTACGTGGACGGCATGGAAGTCGGCGGCGCCACCGAGGCGTCCCTCAAGGACCGCCTCACCCTCGCCGCCGAAGGCGTGGTCACCGTGGTGGCGATCGTCGACGCGGACACCGGCGCCCTCGCCGAGGCCCCCGACTTCCTGGCCCGCGGCTTCGTCCACGACGACACCACCTTCGAGCCGGTCGTCCCCGTCATCGAGAAGACCCTGGCCACCGCGGCCGAGGAAGGCGTCGGGGACGCGCGCCAACTCGAACAACTCATCGCCCGCGCCGTGGCGAACTGGGCGTTCCGCACCCACCGCCGCAAGCCCCTCATCATCCCCGTCATCATCGACGCCTGA